Genomic window (Sediminispirochaeta smaragdinae DSM 11293):
GGCGCGTTGAAGATGCCGTTCTTTTTCACCTCGCGGGACGAAGATCGGTTTCATGGTTCTGGGATCGATGCCGGTAGCCCACATGCAGGTGGATAGGGTTCCCGGGGTGGGGTAGAAATCTTGTACCTGGTCGGGAATAAAACCGCTTTTTTTCAGGAAAAGAGCCAACTCAACCGCTTCATCGAGGGTACTTCCGGGATGGCCGGCGATCAGGTAGGGAATGAGGTATTGCTTCTTGCCTATCCGCTTCGTTTCTTCGTAAAAAAGGCGGGAGAATTGTTCATATACCTCTATCGGTGGCTTTCCCATGGCTTCGAGGGTTCGCGATCCGGCATGTTCGGGAGCAACCTTGAGCTGCCCGCTGATGTGATATGCCACCAGTTCCTTTAAGAAACTTCTATTTTCATCCAGCAGGAGATAGTCGAAACGAATACCGCTTCGGATGAACACCTTTTTTACGCCGGGGAGCTTCCTCAGACTTTTGAGTACATCGAGGTAGGCCGTATGATCGACCTTGAGAGATGGGCAGGGTTTGGGAAAGAGGCACTGCCGGTTGCTACAGGCACCTCGATGTTTTTGCCCCTCGCAAGCAGGTGTGTGAAAATTTGCGGTGGGACCGCCGACATCGTGGATGTAGCCTTTGAAATCGGGATCGGCTATAAGCTTTTGGGCTTCCCGAAGAAGGCTTTCCTTGCTTCGGGGCGTAATGATCCGTCCCTGATGAAAGGTGAGCGCGCAGAAACTGCAGCCCCCGAAACACCCCCGGCTGCTGACAAGGGAGAAGCGTACCTCCTGGAGCGCAGGAATGCCTCCGGCCTTTGCATAGGAGGGGTGGGCCCTTCGGCAAAAGGGTAGTTCGTAGACCGCATCAAGTTCCTCCGTTGTGAGGGGAAAGGGAGGAGGATTGTGGACTATGAAGCGATCACCGCAGGGCTCTATAAGGGTTGCGGCGCTGTAGGGATCGGCATGTTTCATCTGGAGTGCAAAATGGTCGGCATAACGTGTGCCATCCTTGATGAGTGCCTCGTGAGAGGGCAAGAAAACAGTTTTTGATCCTGTGATATCATCATATTGTGATGATATGATATTGTCATATGCAATATTATTTTTTCCGACGACCCGAACCAAACCGCGAATCGTTTCCACATTGGGCTGGCTTCCTTTTTCGACAGCCGTCTCTAATGCAGCCGCCAGGGCAAGTATCGTAGTTTCCGACATCCCGTAGAGAAGATAGTCGGCCTTAGCATCGAGGAGAACCGAACGCCGAATCGTATCGCTCCAGTAGTCGTAGTGGCTTAGACTTCTGAGGGAGGCCTCAAGCCCGCCGAGTGCGACGGTAACCCCTTTAAAGGCCTGCCTGATCCGGCTGGTATAGACTACCAGACTCCGGTCGGGACGCAGACCGGCTTTGCCGCCGGGCGAGTAGGCGTCCTCTCTTCTGGGGTGCCGTGATGCACTGTAGTTTGCGACCATTGAGTCAAGATTTCCGGAGGTGACCAGAAAGGCAAGACGAGGCCTCCCGAAACGACTGAAATCCTCTGTGTTCCTCCAGTCCGGCTGAGCTATGATCGCAACACGATAGCCGCGGCTTTCCAGGAGGCGGCCGATAAGGGCTGTTCCAAAGGAGGGATGATCGACATAGGCATCCCCGGAAACGATGATGAAATCGGGGGACGCTGTTCCGTGCTGTGCCTCGAATTCCTGCTTTGTGAGGGGCAGGAATTCGGCGTGGTTCTTGTGCATTGCACTTGAGTATAGAAGAAAGCCGATGCTATAAACAGGGGTCACATACCAACGGGAAAGAGGATTCCCTGTTTATCCAATAGTCGCTGTTCGATGGTTTTGACAATGGCCTCGAAGTCTTTGTTCTGCTCCACAAAATCCAAGCGATCCGTGGGAACTATCAATATCGGGGCAAGAGTGAAATCATTAGTCCACCGATCATAGAGCCGATTCAAGCCTTGGAGGTAGGTGTCGGAAATGGAGGCCTCGAAATTCCTTCCCCGAAGGGCAATGCGTTTTTTTAAGGTTGTCACCGATGCCCTAAGATAGACGATCAGGTCGGGCGGGGGAAGCATGGTGATAAGGGTATGATACAGTTCCTGGTAGGTTTCCCAGTCTCGCTTTGTCATAGATTGCTGTTCGTAGAGGTTTCTGGCAAAGACCTCTGCATCTTCGTACATGGAACGATCCTGCACCACAGAGAACGGATCCTCTGCCAAAAGGTGATGAGTCCTGACCCGGTGGGTGAGAAAAAAGGTTTGGGAATGGAATGCCCAGCGTCTCATATCCGAATAAAAGTCTTTGAGGTAGGGGTTTTCCGTCACTGGCTCGTAGTAGGGCCTAAAGCCAAGCCGATCGGCAAGTTTTCTCACGAGGGTAGATTTTCCCGCACCGATATTTCCCGCAAGCACGACATATTTTTTCATGGTTCAGCGCTCCCGGATCTATACTCTATGCACTTCGGGAGTGCTTAACAAGGGGACTGGTCAGCTGTAGAAGGGAGAAATTTCCGCCTTCCCTGTCATGCCGCAGGATTCTCGGATGATCATTCTTGTTTCGGCATTAATAGTTCGGGCCGGGGCATCCGGATGTTCGATCCTCCAGAGGAGGGTTTCCAAGGCTAAGTTACCAATTTGTTGTACGGATTGATGAATGGTTGTGAGGGGAACTCTCAGCATTTGAGCGTAATGTACATCGTCAAATCCTACTATCCTGAGATGTTCCGGAACAGAAATACCGACGGATTCGCACGCGCCTAAAAGCGCCGAGGCCGTTTCGTCATTGGCGCAAATCATATTGAAGGGGGGGGCTTCGGGATGGTCGAAACGAGAGGTAATATATTCGAGTTCCTCAGGATTGACCAGGTGGATCCATTCTGCTTGAGGTATAATTCCATAATCGATGAGAGCGGTACGATAGCCCCTCAATCTGATTGAAATGGTATACGCGGAGTATGGACGAGCGAGGAAATCGATCCGTTTTTCTCCATGCCTGAGATAATGGCGGGTTGCCATATATGCCGCACGAAAATTATCGATGCCCACGAGATCAAGATTGCTTCGTTCCGGGAAGGGGAGATAATCCGAGTCGATCAGGACAATAGGAATCCCGGCATCCTGAAACATTGATATGATTTTCCGATTGATCTGATCGAAAGAGGGGCTCAATTCCAGGGGTTCGAAGAAGACGCCTGCGATGTGGTGGGCAATATAGCGTTGCGTAACATCGACTAAACTCTTTGCTGCTTCCGTTGTTCTGATTTCCGAACCACTCCAGAGAAGTGAGCATTGATTTTTCTCCGCATTGGCAGCAATTTGCGTACAAATTGGTTCGAAAATCTCTCCTTTACCAAGGCCAGGGACCAAGAGCCCAAAAATGCGGTTGTTGAATTTATTTTTGTAGGAATGAAGGTTGTTAACGAAACTTCCGGATCCTGTTTTTCGAACAATGATGCCCTCTTCCTGAAGAGCGTTCAACGCACGGGTGACTGTTGGCCGGGAGACATTAAAGCGTGAGGCCAGTTCAACTTCTGTCGGCAAGCGGTCACCGGCATGATATCTACCGTTTTCAAGAAGATTTCGAAGTTTATCATAGATATACTGATATTTGAACTGCATGCGCTCAACTTTGTTTGTCACCTTTCTCTGCCTTTCCTTCTGTCGTTTCGCCGTCTCAGTATAGCGAGCTGAATGCCTTCGGAAAAGCGATCCTCCTTGCTTTTTTCGTTCTTTTCCATCAATGCATGTTTTTACTGCATTAAGTATACAGAATTGTAATATGATATTATCATATTTGTAATATTTTTTCTTGACAAATATGCAGTTTATGCAGCTACAATGTATGATAACAATGTTTTAAGGAGGAGTTTATGAGAAAAGTAGTGCTGATACTGCTTTGTGGCATGTTGCTTGGCGGAACACTGTTTGCCGGTGGTCAGGGAGAAGGTGAAAAAGTTCTTCAGGTGGCGGCTACCTTCGGCGATCTTGGAAATCCCTTCTTTTTTACCATGGGTAAGGGAGTCGAAGATGCAGCAAAGGCAATTGATCCCAATGCAAAGGTCACTGTCCAATCGTCGGGCTATGATCTCAATACTCAAACCAGCCAGATGGAGAATTTCATTGCAAATGGTGTGGATATTATTATCTTGAATGCGGCCGACACCGCAGGAATTGCACCTGCCGTACGGAAAGCAAAAGAGGCTGGTATTATCGTGGTTGCCGCCGATGTAAATGCAGATGGCGGAGTCGATGCAACGGTTACCTCCAATAATTATCAGGCCGGTACCCAGGCTGGAGAATACATTGTAAAGAGGCTTGGGGGGAAGGGAAACATTGTCATTATCAATGGACCTCCTGTATCCGCCGTTATCGACCGGGTAAACGGAGCAAAAGAGGTTTTAGCCAAGAATCCTGGAATCAAGATTCTCTCCGACAACCAAAACGCCGGTGGTAACCGTGAAGGCGGGCTCCGCGTCATGACCGATCTTCTTACCGCTTATGATAACATTGATGCGGTTTTTGCCATTAATGATCCAACCGGTATTGGTGCTGATTTGGCGATCAAACAGGCTAAACGCGGTGATGAAATGTTTGTTGTCGGCGTTGATGGTGCTCCCGATGCTGTGGTTGCGCTTAATGACACGAACAGCTCTTTTGTAGCCACCCCATCACAGGATCCGTACACCATGGCGACGAGGGCCGTGCAGGTAGCGTATGAAGTGATACAGGGGAATCCCCCTAAAGAAAAACTGATCCTTATCCCGACCACATTGATTACCAGGGACAACGTTAGTGAATACAAGGGCTGGACCGAACCGGAATAGGTTTATCGTTCGGACTTATGCAGTGTGATAGTGGCGGCCTCCGAGTGAGGCCGCCACCATATACTAGTTACGGGGGATGATATTTCATGGATGAACAAGATCGAAAGGAACCGATTCTTTCCGTCCGGAATCTGAGTAAACGCTTTCCCGGCGTACAGGCACTGGACGGGGTTTCTCTGGATATTTATGCCGGAGAAGTCCATGTACTCATGGGAGAAAACGGTGCTGGAAAAAGTACGTTGATGAAGATTCTTGCCGGAGTCTATAAGGCTGACGAAGGAGAAATTCGTATAGACGGGCAGTTGGTCGCCCCCGAAAACCCGCTTCAGGCCATGGCACTTGGGGTTAACCTAATCAATCAGGAGCTTGGCGTTGCGACAAATCTGACGGTGGCGGAGAACGTCTTTATGGGAAGCGAGCCGCATCGTTTTGGGGTAATAGACCGACACCAGATGGCTATTCGGACTCAGGAGGTTTTGAAAAAACTTGGCGCCTCTTTCCAACCGGAAGTGAGGGCTTCCCTGCTTAAAGTTGCCGAGCAGCAGCAGGTTGATATCGCTCGTGCCCTTGTACATAACGGCAGAGTGCTGATTATGGATGAGCCCACAGCAGCACTAAGCGAGAGGGAGATCGACAGGCTCTTTGATCTTGTCCGCAGCCTTCGGGAACAGGGCCTGGCCATTGTTTATATTAGTCACCGTCTCGCAGAGGTCTCGGTAATAGCGGATAGGGTATCCGTTTTACGAGACGGCCAATACATCGGAACAGTCACGAAAGATAATATGGATAATGAAACCATCGTAAAGATGATGGTTGGGCGCTCTTTAAAGGATTTCTACGAACATCAGACCGCCGAGAAAAAAGAAGACAACTACCTGGTTGTTAAGCATGTGTCGGACGGCAAACGGGTAAAAGATGTTTCCTTTCAAGCTGCGGCAGGTGAGATCCTAGCTCTCTCGGGGCTTGTTGGTTCAGGACGGACCGAGCTTGCCCGTTTGATATTCGGAGCGGATAAGCCGTTAACGGGCGAAGTAATCGTCGAAGGGAGAAAACTGACGATTACTTCACCAAAGGATGCAATTCACCAGGGAATCGGTTACGTGCCGGAAGATCGAAAAACAGAGGGGCTTTTTCTGGGCATGAGCAGTCAGGAAAACATCGTTATGAATATCATGGAGCAGAAGGCGCGTTTCGGCATCTTAAATCGGAAAGAAAACGGCTCCATCACCGACCATGCAATAAAGCAGCTGAACATCAAGCTTTCCAACCCAAGAAACGCGGCTCTCTCGCTTTCAGGAGGGAATCAGCAAAAGCTCCTTCTCGCCCGTTGGTTACAAATCAAACCGAGGGTTTTGATTCTTGATGAACCGACCCGGGGTGTTGATGTGGGAGCCAAAAGTGAAATCTATAAGCTGATCGGAGAAATTGCCCAAAACGGCGTTGCCGTTGTTTTTATTTCAAGTGAGCTGCCTGAGGTCGTGGGCCTTGCTCAACGGGTGCTGGTCATGCGCGAAGGGCGAATCACCGCAGAATTGCGGGGGCCTGAGCAGATCAATCAGGAAATCATTATGGCATATGCAACGGGCATTCGAAAACCGGACTACACTTTTTCTGCATGAATTCGTGAGGGGGAGAGAAAAAAATGAGTTCAAACAATTTGGCGACAAAGTTAAAGCAGCAGAATTCTGCGATTTGGGAAAGCCTCGGAATTCTTCCGATTTTACTTGTGATTGTCATTCTATTTTCACTTTTAAGCGGTAATTTCCTGCGGCCGACAAATCTCATGAACATTCTGAGGCAGGCTTCGATTAATATCGTGCTTGCAGCCGGTATGACCCTTGTTATCTTAACCGGCGGCATTGATTTATCAGTTGGATCTATCTTGGCAAGTACTGCCGTGGTCAGCCTCTTGGTATCTTTGAATCCCTCCTTGCAGGCCTTTACGGTCATCGCCCCATTACTTACAGGTTTGCTTTTTGGTGTGCTAAATGGGATTTTGATTGCTTATGTAAAGCTACCCTTCTTTATTGTTGTCCTGGGAAGTATGACAGCTCTTCGCGGGGCCTCGTATCTTTTGGCGAATGGTACCACATTGATTAACAATGATTTGAATTTCGCCTGGATCGGTAACGCCTATCTCGGCCCCTTCCCCTGGCTGGCCATTATAGCCCTCGCGGTCATTGCCATCATGTGGTTTATCCTAAGAAAAACCGTTCTCGGTGTACATATTTATGCCGTAGGAGGAAACCCAACTGCCGCTCGGCTAACCGGTATCAACGTAAGTTTTGTCCTTGTTTTTGTGTATGCCATGAGCGGCCTGCTTTCCGGACTTGGTGGGATCATGACCGCCAGCCGTCTTTACAGTGCATCCGGACTTTTAGGAAATGGCTACGAACTTGATGCCATTGCTTCGGTTATCCTGGGGGGAACCAGCATCTCCGGCGGCAGCGGAAGTGTTGTTGGAACGTTAGTGGGGGCCCTGATTATTGCGGTGCTGAATAACGGACTTACCCTTATGAATGTCTCCTATTTTTGGCAATTGGTTGTACGTGGCATCGTTATTATTGTTGCGGTATTAATAGAACGATTTCGCCATCGAAAAAAAGTCTGAAGTTCATATTCGACATGTATTTAGGCATCGATCTGGGGACCGGTTCGGTGAAGCTTATGCTTCTCGGGCCGGATGGGGCTGAGCATACCGTCTCTCGCTCTTATGAGGTCTCATCTCCCCATAGCGGCTGGGCACAGATTGACACGGATATCTGGCTTGCGGCCTTGTCTTCATGTATCCGGGAGCTTCCCGGGGTGGAAGGAGTGAAAGCCATAGGGCTCTCCGGCCAGATGCATGGCATTGTTCCGTGCTCGGGAATGAGCGGAACCGCACCTGTTGCTTTGGGGTCGGCCATTACCTGGGCGGATCAGCGGGCGGCGGAAACCTTGCCCTACTACAAGACCTTTTCCGAGCAAACCCTTTCGAAGCTGGGAAATCCCCCCTCTGCCGGAATGGCCGGACCGATTCTTTTATGGCTTAGGGACCAGATGCCCGGACTCTTTGCCAAGATTGATATTGCGTGTATGCCAAAGGATTTTATTAGGGCTACGCTGACGGGAGATCGTCTGACCGATTATTCCGATGCAAGTGGAACACTATTGTATGATTTCTCGATACAAGGCTGGCATGCAGAACTGGTTCGAGCGATTGGGCTTGATATGACCCAACTTCCTCAAATTCGGGCAGGCAATAGTATTGCAGGCTTTGTCAGCGATGATGCCGCTCGTCGATTTGGCCTTCCTCCCGGAATCCCTGTAGCGTTGGGGGCGGGTGATACCCCAGCCGCTTTCTTCGGAACAGATTTGCATGATCCCGGGACCGCACAAATTTCTATCGGAACGGCCGCCCAGATCGGTGTTCCGATGGCGGAGCGTGGCATTCATACGGTCATGAACCTCAATCTTTTTGAGGGAGTACGACCTGGCTCACGGTATCGGATCGCTGCAATGATGAACGGCGGTCTTGCGCTTGAATGGGTACGGCGTCAACTGGGCTTTTCCTGGCAGGATCTTTATCGTTCTCTGGAACGACGGGGACTTGGGACTCCGTCGGATCTTATCTTTATTCCCTATCTTTCCGGAGAACGAACGCCTCATATGAACCCTGATGCACGGGGGGCATGGATAGGACTTTCGCTCCATCATCAACGGGAGGATCTTGCCCTGGCGGCACTGCTGGGAGTGGCCTCAACTATCCGCCTCGGCCTTGATACCCTCCTCTCGGCGGGAAATTCTTCAATTAGCCAGCTGCGCCTCGTAGGCGGTAGCGCCAGGTTTCCCTTCTGGCGAAAAGTTCTTGCTGCAATGCTGGAACGAGACCTATTGGTTTCTCAGCAGACCGATAGTTCGGCACGGGGAGCCGCCCTTATGGCTGCGGAAGCTATCGGGGAACGGCTTTCGCCCTCCTTTGGCTTTGATTGCGAGCATGCCGAAAGCTACTCGTGGATGAAAGAGTATTTCCAAAAACAACAGGACCTCTATTATAAAATTTTCTAAATCCGGGCAATTCTGAGCTGATACCGCTATAATGGAAGTCATGGAGTGGATATTTCATGGCTGATAACACCGTTGTCATTTTGTGGTTTTCTATTGTGTTTCAATTAATGGCGGCTGCCTATGCGCTATTTCTCATTCGAGTGACCGGATTACGATATTCCTGGATTTGTATATCTCTCGCTTTGATTCTCATGAGCGTCCGACGAATCGTTTCGCTTTCGAGCGGGCTTTTAGGGGCCGCTACGATGGGGGAACCCCTATATGAAGCAATTGGGCTTTTGCTATCAATGCTCGTTTTTGTGGGAATTGTGGGGATTCGTTCTATCCTTGTCGAGTGGAGAAAGAATCAGACTAAGGTGGAGGCGCTCCTTCAGGAAAAAGAGATGATACTGAGAGAGGTGCACCATAGGATCAAAAATAATATGTCCACGATACTTAGCTTTCTTTCGCTTCAAGCCGAAACATTGGGTTCGTCACCGGCAAGAACCTCAATCGAGGAGGCGGAAAATCGTGTTCGAAGCATGATGATTTTGTACGATAAACTGTACAGGGGCGAGAATGTCGATGCTTGTCCTATTGATCAATATCTTCCCTTGCTAATCGATCAGATTCTTGCGACCTTTCCCAATAGTGATTCGGTCGAGGTTGAGAAGAGTATCGGAAATTTTGAGCTGGATGCAAAACGTCTTTCCTTGGTTGGAATTATCGTCAACGAACTTTTGACAAACAGCATGAAATACGCTTTTTCCGATGCGACACGTGGACATATTCGTGTGCATGCAGAGCTGGAATCCGGACAGGTCTTGATTCGCTTTGAAGACAACGGAACAGGAATCCCTGCTCATGTCGATTTTGAAGGTACCTCGGATTTAGGCCTTCGAATGATTAAAGCGCTTACCACTCAGCTTGACGGTACCGTTCAACTGGAACGGGAAGAGGGAACCTGCATTTCAATATCCTTCCCGTTTCAATAGATCTTCTCAAATGGAAAAACGTTTCAGGTTATCTTCGATCCTATCTACGGCCTCGACAGATTCTGAAAAGAGTTCCTGTAATGTGACCATCGAACCGGTAACCTCTTGAACACCCGCGCTAATCTCCCTGATTCCCAGAAGGATCTCACTGCTTACTCCCTGTAGGCCATCCATCGATTCTGCAATTTCACCTGCACCGTTATTGATTTCCGAAGAGGCTGACTTGATGGATTCTGTTATTTCCGTAAGCTCATTTATTGCGATATTGATTTCATCCGCCCCGGTATTGATTTCTCCCATGGTGGAGGAGACTTCCTGAAAGGAATTGGCTAGATTGGTAACTCCCAAACGGAGCCGGGCAAAGGAGGTCTTGTTTTCCTGCGCCGATTCCTGGGCCTCTTGTATGATCGCATTTACTTTGCCTAATGTTTCGGCAATTTGCTTGGAATTGGACGATGTTTCTTCTGCAAGTTTTCTGATCTCATCGGCCACAACGGAAAATCCCTTTCCCGCTTCTCCCGCATGAGCAGCCTCAATGGCAGCATTCATGGCTAGAAGATTGGTCTGCGTTGAAATATTATTGATGACACCGATTACTTCAAGCATTTGTGTTGAGAGGGCGGCAACATTATCAATGACCATGCCAGTTGATTCGATGTTGCTGTCGGTTTGTTCAATAACGGAGATCAGTTCGGGAATTTCCTGTTGCCGATTTTGTGATATTCGGGCAACATTTGCTATGGATGCTGCCATCTCCTCAACGGCGGCCGACGATTGGATG
Coding sequences:
- a CDS encoding YgiQ family radical SAM protein — encoded protein: MHKNHAEFLPLTKQEFEAQHGTASPDFIIVSGDAYVDHPSFGTALIGRLLESRGYRVAIIAQPDWRNTEDFSRFGRPRLAFLVTSGNLDSMVANYSASRHPRREDAYSPGGKAGLRPDRSLVVYTSRIRQAFKGVTVALGGLEASLRSLSHYDYWSDTIRRSVLLDAKADYLLYGMSETTILALAAALETAVEKGSQPNVETIRGLVRVVGKNNIAYDNIISSQYDDITGSKTVFLPSHEALIKDGTRYADHFALQMKHADPYSAATLIEPCGDRFIVHNPPPFPLTTEELDAVYELPFCRRAHPSYAKAGGIPALQEVRFSLVSSRGCFGGCSFCALTFHQGRIITPRSKESLLREAQKLIADPDFKGYIHDVGGPTANFHTPACEGQKHRGACSNRQCLFPKPCPSLKVDHTAYLDVLKSLRKLPGVKKVFIRSGIRFDYLLLDENRSFLKELVAYHISGQLKVAPEHAGSRTLEAMGKPPIEVYEQFSRLFYEETKRIGKKQYLIPYLIAGHPGSTLDEAVELALFLKKSGFIPDQVQDFYPTPGTLSTCMWATGIDPRTMKPIFVPRGEKERHLQRALLQFNRPKNYDRVRKALRQAGRSDLIGFGQTALVPPERNRHP
- a CDS encoding deoxynucleoside kinase gives rise to the protein MKKYVVLAGNIGAGKSTLVRKLADRLGFRPYYEPVTENPYLKDFYSDMRRWAFHSQTFFLTHRVRTHHLLAEDPFSVVQDRSMYEDAEVFARNLYEQQSMTKRDWETYQELYHTLITMLPPPDLIVYLRASVTTLKKRIALRGRNFEASISDTYLQGLNRLYDRWTNDFTLAPILIVPTDRLDFVEQNKDFEAIVKTIEQRLLDKQGILFPVGM
- a CDS encoding LacI family DNA-binding transcriptional regulator, whose product is MTNKVERMQFKYQYIYDKLRNLLENGRYHAGDRLPTEVELASRFNVSRPTVTRALNALQEEGIIVRKTGSGSFVNNLHSYKNKFNNRIFGLLVPGLGKGEIFEPICTQIAANAEKNQCSLLWSGSEIRTTEAAKSLVDVTQRYIAHHIAGVFFEPLELSPSFDQINRKIISMFQDAGIPIVLIDSDYLPFPERSNLDLVGIDNFRAAYMATRHYLRHGEKRIDFLARPYSAYTISIRLRGYRTALIDYGIIPQAEWIHLVNPEELEYITSRFDHPEAPPFNMICANDETASALLGACESVGISVPEHLRIVGFDDVHYAQMLRVPLTTIHQSVQQIGNLALETLLWRIEHPDAPARTINAETRMIIRESCGMTGKAEISPFYS
- a CDS encoding ABC transporter substrate-binding protein, with translation MRKVVLILLCGMLLGGTLFAGGQGEGEKVLQVAATFGDLGNPFFFTMGKGVEDAAKAIDPNAKVTVQSSGYDLNTQTSQMENFIANGVDIIILNAADTAGIAPAVRKAKEAGIIVVAADVNADGGVDATVTSNNYQAGTQAGEYIVKRLGGKGNIVIINGPPVSAVIDRVNGAKEVLAKNPGIKILSDNQNAGGNREGGLRVMTDLLTAYDNIDAVFAINDPTGIGADLAIKQAKRGDEMFVVGVDGAPDAVVALNDTNSSFVATPSQDPYTMATRAVQVAYEVIQGNPPKEKLILIPTTLITRDNVSEYKGWTEPE
- a CDS encoding sugar ABC transporter ATP-binding protein, encoding MDEQDRKEPILSVRNLSKRFPGVQALDGVSLDIYAGEVHVLMGENGAGKSTLMKILAGVYKADEGEIRIDGQLVAPENPLQAMALGVNLINQELGVATNLTVAENVFMGSEPHRFGVIDRHQMAIRTQEVLKKLGASFQPEVRASLLKVAEQQQVDIARALVHNGRVLIMDEPTAALSEREIDRLFDLVRSLREQGLAIVYISHRLAEVSVIADRVSVLRDGQYIGTVTKDNMDNETIVKMMVGRSLKDFYEHQTAEKKEDNYLVVKHVSDGKRVKDVSFQAAAGEILALSGLVGSGRTELARLIFGADKPLTGEVIVEGRKLTITSPKDAIHQGIGYVPEDRKTEGLFLGMSSQENIVMNIMEQKARFGILNRKENGSITDHAIKQLNIKLSNPRNAALSLSGGNQQKLLLARWLQIKPRVLILDEPTRGVDVGAKSEIYKLIGEIAQNGVAVVFISSELPEVVGLAQRVLVMREGRITAELRGPEQINQEIIMAYATGIRKPDYTFSA
- a CDS encoding ABC transporter permease subunit, which gives rise to MSSNNLATKLKQQNSAIWESLGILPILLVIVILFSLLSGNFLRPTNLMNILRQASINIVLAAGMTLVILTGGIDLSVGSILASTAVVSLLVSLNPSLQAFTVIAPLLTGLLFGVLNGILIAYVKLPFFIVVLGSMTALRGASYLLANGTTLINNDLNFAWIGNAYLGPFPWLAIIALAVIAIMWFILRKTVLGVHIYAVGGNPTAARLTGINVSFVLVFVYAMSGLLSGLGGIMTASRLYSASGLLGNGYELDAIASVILGGTSISGGSGSVVGTLVGALIIAVLNNGLTLMNVSYFWQLVVRGIVIIVAVLIERFRHRKKV
- a CDS encoding xylulokinase, with product MYLGIDLGTGSVKLMLLGPDGAEHTVSRSYEVSSPHSGWAQIDTDIWLAALSSCIRELPGVEGVKAIGLSGQMHGIVPCSGMSGTAPVALGSAITWADQRAAETLPYYKTFSEQTLSKLGNPPSAGMAGPILLWLRDQMPGLFAKIDIACMPKDFIRATLTGDRLTDYSDASGTLLYDFSIQGWHAELVRAIGLDMTQLPQIRAGNSIAGFVSDDAARRFGLPPGIPVALGAGDTPAAFFGTDLHDPGTAQISIGTAAQIGVPMAERGIHTVMNLNLFEGVRPGSRYRIAAMMNGGLALEWVRRQLGFSWQDLYRSLERRGLGTPSDLIFIPYLSGERTPHMNPDARGAWIGLSLHHQREDLALAALLGVASTIRLGLDTLLSAGNSSISQLRLVGGSARFPFWRKVLAAMLERDLLVSQQTDSSARGAALMAAEAIGERLSPSFGFDCEHAESYSWMKEYFQKQQDLYYKIF
- a CDS encoding sensor histidine kinase → MADNTVVILWFSIVFQLMAAAYALFLIRVTGLRYSWICISLALILMSVRRIVSLSSGLLGAATMGEPLYEAIGLLLSMLVFVGIVGIRSILVEWRKNQTKVEALLQEKEMILREVHHRIKNNMSTILSFLSLQAETLGSSPARTSIEEAENRVRSMMILYDKLYRGENVDACPIDQYLPLLIDQILATFPNSDSVEVEKSIGNFELDAKRLSLVGIIVNELLTNSMKYAFSDATRGHIRVHAELESGQVLIRFEDNGTGIPAHVDFEGTSDLGLRMIKALTTQLDGTVQLEREEGTCISISFPFQ